Proteins co-encoded in one Aspergillus flavus chromosome 2, complete sequence genomic window:
- a CDS encoding ankyrin repeat protein: MGRPSPQLDNSEYAVGWIAALPHERAAAKAMLDIVHAPPRHKHAKDHNSYTLGSINGPNGEHNVVIASLPSGRYGTVTAATAAKQMLSSFPSIKFGLMVGIGGGIPSDDHDIRLGDVVVSQPTGAFGGVRQYDCGKVTARGFEECGALNCPPEALLNAMGELQSNHEMMGGTSIPDILESMYATYPAMADSRRGPAYIYQGADHDRLFCSDCIHEKGAKDCGGCNPEKEIKRPERLDQDPYIHYGTIASGNKVIKDAKVRDLLAKSCLCFEMEAAGLMNQFPCLVIRGICDYCDTHKNDRWQKYAAATAAAYAKGLLQVTDASDIQNTPEARSVVMDNSELQLFLVLLRLICSQFSEIKTIVKGLARDQEQKDLFRWLSPLSPSARHSENQRVRVEGTSVWILEDPRFLDWSGEGPSSQALCCFGNPGAGKTIISSVVIDSIRGQITTDSTIGLAYLYGDYRDHKVQTTENILGAIVKQLLVFLSEIPQALLELYQREAKQEAPLSKVSAQTFLDVACEQFSKVYICIDAVDELKDQRTLLECLQGRSSMQLFITGRPHIRQTVQKYLKQRQEIPIEAHEGDIRRFIDREIGGPNDIEPDAMDEKLRLDIQSKVLASAKGIFLLPVLQVHAVLQAATMRRREEALKTLPSSLSGAFSGTVARIEQQPIAHSAKAKTIIAWVHLAERPVSVDELLCSLAIEDGDKAFNRRGIPVRSTLLSCCHGLVVIDQETHTVRLVHYSFQEYLNQQSKMFGLSKEEWHSQIARTCLTFLNFPEETADDYMGITLLSYAATKWGHHLRRSEYLPDSPLELAKKYLSTAQVFNNASLLLLYREMYTGRHKDHELHRVVTLAHIAAFFGIHSIMLHLTVTVDIDSRDIIGYTPLSWAANLGHMPIVKLLIEQGVSVDPQDLNGMTPLFLALKSKHEWIAELLIDYGAAVDVNDENRNTPLSYAVEYKCETAVRLLLDKGAPVDTKNKFGETPLLIAAHGGFERIVELLLERGAEVDSMDPYGRTPLLYAALSGFEKIVRLLLAKNAAVGSLDHKYGRTPLLWAIAKDHEAIARLLIDKGAAVDTVDATYGWTPLIWAAYHGWETIARLLIEKGAAIDSVDSKYGRTPLLLALEYRHEAVVKLLLSNGAAALMDSGGNFDLATWKGDGGLDGLMDHLGLTMDDLGHRLRRRTSRKPTYLEYFT; encoded by the exons ATGGGTCGCCCATCACCGCAACTGGACAACTCCGAGTATGCCGTCGGCTGGATCGCTGCCTTGCCTCATGAAAGAGCAGCTGCCAAGGCAATGCTTGACATAGTGCATGCGCCGCCGCGGCACAAACACGCCAAAGATCACAATAGCTATACGTTAGGCTCTATCAATGGACCAAATGGGGAACATAACGTGGTTATTGCCAGCCTCCCGTCCGGTCGATATGGAACCGTAACTGCGGCTACGGCTGCTAAGCAGATGCTTTCTAGTTTTCCCAGTATCAAGTTTGGGCTAATGGTTGGCATTGGCGGTGGTATCCCGAGCGATGATCATGACATCCGACTGGGCGACGTTGTGGTTAGTCAACCTACAGGCGCATTTGGAGGCGTAAGGCAATATGATTGCGGCAAGGTCACTGCGCGTGGTTTCGAAGAGTGTGGTGCACTGAACTGTCCTCCTGAGGCCCTTTTAAATGCGATGGGTGAGCTTCAAAGCAACCACGAGATGATGGGAGGCACATCGATACCCGATATCTTGGAGTCCATGTATGCAACTTATCCGGCAATGGCGGATTCACGAAGAGGACCAGCATATATCTATCAGGGTGCAGATCATGATCGGTTGTTCTGCTCTGATTGTATACATGAGAAGGGCGCAAAAGATTGTGGTGGGTGTAATCCcgagaaggaaatcaaaCGACCTGAACGACTGGACCAGGATCCTTATATCCACTATGGCACTATCGCTTCAGGTAATAAGGTCATCAAGGATGCGAAGGTGCGCGATTTGCTAGCAAAGAGTTGTCTTTGTTTTGAAATGGAAGCCGCGGGATTGATGAACCAATTTCCATGTCTCGTCATTCGTGGGATCTGTGACTATTGCGATACCCATAAAAATGATCGATGGCAGAAGTATGCGGCGGCTACTGCTGCTGCCTATGCAAAAGGGCTTCTTCAGGTTACCGACGCCTCGGACATCCAAAATACACCAGAAGCCCGTAGTGTTGTTATGGATAACAGTGAGTTGCAGCTCTTCCTTGTATTACTGAGACTCATTTGTTCTCAAT TTTCAGAGATCAAAACAATTGTCAAGGGCCTCGCCCGAGatcaagaacagaaagatCTGTTTAGGTGGCTATCTCCTCTCAGCCCGTCTGCTAGGCATTCTGAGAACCAGAGAGTGCGAGTGGAAGGTACTAGTGTATGGATTCTTGAGGATCCTAGGTTCTTAGATTGGTCTGGTGAAGGCCCCAGCTCCCAGGCCCTGTGCTGCTTTGGTAACCCAGGCGCAGGTAAAACGATTATATC CTCTGTCGTGATTGACAGCATAAGGGGCCAAATAACAACCGACTCGACTATTGGACTAGCATACCTATACGGTGATTATCGTGACCATAAAGTCCAGACGACAGAGAATATTCTTGGGGCCATTGTAAAACAGCTATTAGTGTTCTTATCGGAGATTCCACAGGCTCTTCTGGAACTATACCAGAGAGAAGCAAAGCAGGAGGCCCCGCTGAGCAAGGTCAGCGCGCAGACGTTCCTAGACGTAGCTTGCGAGCAGTTTAGCAAAGTTTATATCTGCATCGATGCAGTGGATGAATTGAAGGATCAGAGAACTCTTTTAGAGTGCTTGCAAGGTAGATCTTCTATGCAGTTGTTCATTACCGGTCGTCCGCATATCCGGCAAACTGTTCAAAAATACCTCAAGCAGAGGCAAGAGATCCCCATTGAAGCCCACGAAGGCGATATTCGACGATTCATTGATCGTGAGATTGGTGGGCCCAATGACATTGAACCCGATGCTATGGATGAGAAATTAAGACTCGATATCCAGAGCAAAGTCCTCGCATCAGCGAAGGGAAT CTTTCTCTTACCCGTATTGCAAGTGCACGCTGTCCTTCAGGCCGCAACTATGCGTCGTCGTGAGGAAGCTTTGAAAACGTTGCCATCTAGTCTTAGCGGTGCTTTCTCTGGTACCGTAGCTCGTATAGAGCAACAACCGATTGCACATTCAGCAAAGGCAAAAACGATTATTGCTTGGGTTCATTTAGCAGAACGGCCTGTCAGCGTTGATGAACTTCTTTGTTCCCTCGCAATCGAAGACGGGGATAAGGCTTTTAACCGGAGAGGCATACCGGTCAGAAGTACGCTTCTAAGCTGCTGTCATGGACTAGTGGTTATTGACCAAGAAACTCATACTGTACGCTTGGTCCATTATTCTTTCCAAGAGTATCTCAATCAACAAAGCAAGATGTTCGGGCTTAGCAAAGAAGAGTGGCACAGTCAAATTGCACGTACATGTCTTACATTCCTAAATTTCCCGGAGGAGACCGCAGACGATTATATGGGTATCACGCTTCTGTCCTATGCTGCTACCAAATGGGGCCATCACCTTCGAAGAAGTGAGTACTTACCAGACTCACCTTTAGAGCTCGCAAAGAAATACCTCAGCACTGCACAGGTATTCAACAATGCAAGTTTGCTTCTACTGTATAGGGAAATGTACACAGGTCGTCACAAAGACCATGAGCTGCACAGGGTAGTCACCTTAGCTCATATAGCAGCTTTCTTTGGCATACACAGCATTATGCTTCATTTGACTGTGACTGTTGACATTGACTCAAGGGATATAATCGGCTATACGCCATTATCCTGGGCCGCAAACCTTGGACATATGCCAATAGTGAAACTACTTATCGAGCAAGGTGTTTCAGTGGACCCTCAAGATTTGAACGGCATGACACCTCTTTTTCTAGCTCTTAAATCCAAACACGAATGGATAGCAGAGCTGCTGATAGATTACGGCGCTGCAGTGGACGTGAATGACGAGAACAGAAATACACCGCTGTCATATGCTGTGGAATATAAATGTGAGACGGCAGTGAGGCTACTCCTGGATAAAGGCGCACCAGTGGATACCAAGAATAAGTTTGGGGAAACTCCACTCTTAATCGCCGCTCATGGCGGGTTCGAGAGAATAGTAGAATTGCTGCTTGAACGTGGTGCTGAAGTGGATTCAATGGACCCGTACGGCCGAACTCCTTTGCTATACGCTGCACTAAGTGGATTTGAGAAAATAGTTAGATTACTTCTTGCGAAAAATGCGGCCGTGGGCTCATTAGACCATAAATATGGCCGCACCCCACTGTTATGGGCCATCGCGAAAGATCATGAGGCAATAGCAAGGTTATTAATTGATAAAGGTGCTGCAGTGGATACGGTGGACGCTACATATGGCTGGACACCCTTGATATGGGCTGCATATCATGGATGGGAGACAATTGCACGGTTGCTGATCGAAAAAGGGGCAGCAATCGATTCCGTGGACTCTAAATACGGCCGGACACCACTGCTATTGGCATTAGAGTACAGACATGAGGCGGTAGTGAAACTGCTGCTCAGCAACGGTGCTGCTGCATTGATGGACTCGGGTGGGAACTTTGATCTCGCAACATGGAAGGGAGATGGAGGCCTAGATGGCTTGATGGATCATCTAGGGCTAACAATGGATGATCTTGGACATcgtttgagaaggagaacaagTCGGAAGCCTACTTATCTCGAATACTTTACCTAG
- a CDS encoding rotamase PTPA-1 (Serine/threonine-protein phosphatase 2A activator 1): MAADGLPVRVLPTLDPSEGHTFLEPSKRINEGDDVSEFLCSKAYVDIMTFLLQLNRSMFPAKLPDGRVQTWPLNTEAVGFSAPVRQLQQLLSKIEDLLDATPLMPGEWRYANGAFQVWHDKVKKATPSLLAECLPAEILHAPSSDPNGPTAEVELTEYFLGSWGSRERMDYGTGHELSFLTFLGAIWKLNGFPKNEPGVEERTIVLGVIEPYLELIRAVIKKYKLEPAGSHGVWGLDDHSFIPYIFGSAQLGPAISNSDLVPETGSLPDAVDPDGVTKANVVEKERKVNMYFSAIGFINDVKKGPFWEHSQMLYNISGVQAGWAKINKGMIKMYNAEVLSKFPVVQHFRFGSLFSWNRDPSAIPPPSRIHTSSGPETRPRQVPPSARQDPGPGTKAPWATASQSTPPPSTGTAAPWATSRAGREPPTTSRIPSALPDTSRLPPGPMAPTRAPWASSQPAGPAPTGDPNDITTKAPWAK; this comes from the exons ATGGCCGCAGATGGGTTGCCAGTTCGTGTGCTGCCCACCCTCGACCCCTCCGAGGGGCACACGTTCCTCGAGCCCAGCAAGAGGATTAacgagggtgatgatgtcTCCGAATTTTTATGCTCCAAAGCTTATGTGGATATTATGACCTTCCTGTTGCAACTGAACCGATCAATGTTTCCAGCTAAATTACCCGATGGACGCGTACAGACATGGCCTTTGAATACCGAAGCAGTCGGGTTTTCTGCTCCTGTCCGGCAGCTGCAACAACTCTTGTCGAAGATCGAAGATTTGCTGGATGCTACACCTCTGATGCCCGGTGAGTGGCGGTATGCAAACGGTGCGTTCCAAGTTTGGCATGACAAGGTGAAAAAGGCGACCCCGAGTCTTCTGGCAGAGTGTCTGCCGGCGGAAATTCTGCACGCCCCGTCGTCGGACCCAAATGGTCCAACAGCAGAGGTGGAGCTGACGGAATATTTCCTCGGGAGCTGGGGTAGTCGCGAGCGAATGGATTATGGAACTGGTCACGAACTAAGCTTTCTAACCTTTCTTGGGGCGATCTGGAAGCTGAATGGCTTTCCGAAGAATGAGCCTGGAGTGGAGGAGAGAACAATTGTTCTGGGAGTAATAGAGCC GTACCTGGAACTTATAAGGGCCGTTATCAAAAAGTATAAGTTGGAACCCGCCGGTTCGCATGGCGTCTGGGGTCTGGATGAtcattctttcattccttaTATCTTTGGCTCGGCACAGCTGGGTCCAGCTATATCGAACTCGGACCTGGTACCGGAGACGGGCTCCCTACCAGATGCGGTAGACCCTGACGGTGTCACGAAAGCGAACGTTGTAGAGAAAGAGCGGAAAGTCAACATGTATTTCTCCGCAATCGGCTTCATAAACGATGTGAAGAAAGGGCCATTCTGGGAGCACAGTCAAATGCTGTATAATATTTCTGGTGTCCAGGCTGGCTGggccaagatcaacaag GGTATGATCAAAATGTATAACGCTGAAGTGCTCTCCAAATTCCCGGTTGTCCAGCACTTCCGCTTTGGCTCGCTGTTCAGCTGGAACCGCGACCCCAGCGCTATTCCTCCGCCATCCAGAATTCATACCTCATCCGGACCAGAAACCCGGCCACGACAGGTACCGCCAAGTGCACGACAAGATCCGGGCCCAGGAACGAAAGCTCCTTGGGCTACCGCATCTCAGAGTActccaccaccatcaacCGGAACTGCAGCGCCATGGGCAACTTCAAGAGCTGGTAGAGAACCGCCTACTACGTCTAGAATACCGTCAGCGCTTCCCGATACTTCCAGACTACCTCCAGGTCCAATGGCTCCTACCAGAGCTCCCTGGGCAAGTTCGCAACCAGCTGGGCCGGCCCCCACTGGTGATCCTAACGATATCACTACAAAAGCTCCTTGGGCAAAATAA
- a CDS encoding CWC16 protein has product MQGFNMGRYVPPDQEGLMSGNQLAKKHPLGSRARHLHTTGALTVRFEMPFAVWCTTCKPHETIIGQGVRFNAEKKKIGNYHSTPIYSFRMRHPACGGWIEIRTDPKNTAYVVAEGGRKRDTGEDRREGGVGEIVVKLPGEKEEVVDPFARLEGKVEDKKVVDEGRTRILELQERQARDWVDPYEMSRRLRKTFRAERKVLENAEAKREALKDKMSLGIEIVDETEEDQLRAGLVDFGTGGDTTAARTRPMFESRGVSTEKKLAGQSTAKTKDGKRKKAADLVAERKAMFRSELTGNTRAVVDPFLNHEGNPWQPEVKRRKTAPNKADTNKTDSQNTSRAASEDRASSTLKEHSIKVTETASKTPEPPTALVAYASDSE; this is encoded by the exons ATGCAGGGCTTCA ACATGGGACGCTACGTCCCCCCAGACCAAGAAGGTCTAATGAGCGGCAACCAACTCGCCAAAAAGCACCCCCTCGGTTCACGCGCCCGCCACCTTCACACGACCGGCGCCCTGACCGTGCGCTTCGAGATGCCCTTCGCCGTCTGGTGCACGACATGTAAACCTCACGAGACGATTATCGGTCAAGGGGTGCGCTTTAATGccgagaaaaagaagattgggAACTACCACTCGACGCCGATTTACAGTTTCCGGATGCGACACCCCGCGTGCGGAGGGTGGATTGAGATTCGGACGGATCCGAAGAATACGGCGTATGTTGTTGCGGAGGGGGGCAGGAAGAGAGATACTGGGGAGGATAGGAGGGAAGGTGGAGTTGGGGAGATTGTGGTGAAGTTGCctggggagaaggaggaggttgttgatcCGTTTGCGCGGTTAGAGGGGAAGGTCGAGGATAAGAAGGTGGTTGATGAGGGACGGACGAGGATTTTGGAGTTGCAGGAGCGTCAGGCGAGGGATTGGGTTGATCCGTATGAGATGTCGAGGCGGTTGAGGAAGACATTTCGAGCGGAGAGGAAGGTTTTGGAAAATGCCGAGGCGAAAAGGGAGGCGTTAAAGGATAAGATGAGCTTGGGGATTGAGATTGTTGATGAGACAGAAGAGGATCAGTTACGGGCTGGCTTGGTCGACTTTGGTACTGGGGGTGATACTACTGCTGCGCGCACCCGGCCGATGTTTGAATCTAGGGGTGTTTCAACGGAGAAGAAACTCGCTGGCCAATCAACTGCGAAGACCAAGGATGGGAAACGGAAGAAGGCGGCGGACCTCGTTGCAGAACGCAAAGCGATGTTTCGCAGCGAGTTAACGGGGAATACGCGCGCCGTCGTTGATCCCTTTTTAAATCATGAAGGAAACCCATGGCAGCCGGAGGTTAAACGGCGCAAAACCGCACCAAACAAGGCGGACACGAACAAGACCGACAGCCAAAATACAAGCCGCGCGGCTAGTGAGGATCGAGCATCCTCTACATTGAAAGAGCATTCAATTAAAGTGACTGAAACCGCCAGCAAGACACCAGAACCGCCGACTGCGTTGGTGGCTTATGCTTCAGATTCAGAGTAG
- a CDS encoding UMTA methyltransferase family protein: protein MDFAEYVLLLELLLELDFAHMIRDYSQYKSAEVLGNDLSPIQPSWIPPNLQFEIDDYEADWVYSRPFDYIHGRELAGAVSNFDRLFRQAFNHLKPGGYLEMQSFRVEVFADDNSLDRAPYTTKMCSLIQEASAKFGKPMANMDEWADRMMKEGFDNVTCKVVKVPISPWPADKKQKEIGKYFQAQQMQGIQSYVPELLQSILKWGADEVEVLMAGARKELFDTTIHQYGKLYFVYGRKPSS, encoded by the exons ATGGATTTTGCTGAGTACGTATTGTTACTTGAGTTACTTTTGGAGTTGGATTTTGCTCATATGATTCGCGATTATAGTCAGTATAAATCCGCGGAAGTGTTAG GAAACGATCTCAGTCCCATTCAACCAAGCTG GATCCCCCCAAATCTCCAATTTGAAATCGATGACTACGAAGCAGACTGGGTCTATTCACGGCCCTTCGACTACATCCACGGTCGCGAGCTAGCAGGCGCTGTCAGTAACTTCGACCGACTCTTCCGACAAGCCTTCAACCATCTAAAACCCGGTGGATACCTCGAGATGCAGAGCTTCCGCGTCGAAGTATTCGCCGACGACAACTCCCTCGACCGAGCACCATATACCACGAAAATGTGCTCATTGATCCAAGAAGCCAGTGCCAAGTTCGGAAAACCGATGGCGAATATGGACGAGTGGGCGGATAGAATGATGAAAGAGGGGTTTGATAATGTGACGTGCAAGGTTGTCAAAGTACCCATTAGTCCGTGGCCGGCGGAtaagaagcagaaggagatTGGGAAGTACTTTCAGGCGCAGCAGATGCAGGGTATTCAGTCTTATGTTCCGGAGTTGTTGCAGAGTATCTTGAAGTGGGGGGCGGACGAGGTTGAGGTTTTGATGGCGGGGGCGAGGAAAGAGTTGTTTGATACCACGATTCATCAGTATGGGAAGTTGTATTTTGTTTATGGCAGGAAGCCAAGTAGTTAG